Genomic segment of Edaphobacter bradus:
CGGACAAGACGCTGCTGGGATGGATCGACGAGTTGTATGGCAGACAGGTCGTGCATGCCACAGATGAGGACCTGTACTGGTTCACGCTGGAGGGCGGACTCGATCATCTGCTGCACGGGGTGACGGCGGCCTACAACTTCAACTACAGCGGGCACACGCGGGCGGGGAAAGAGCTGTTTAGCGAGCAGGTGTTTCGCGGAGAGATGGAGTCGGGGATTCGCTTTGTGCATGGATGGGAGCCAGGGAAAGTGAGTGAGACCCACACGCTGGAAGTGGCGCGGGAGCAATTGAAGACGTTTCTGGACTGGACGGCGACACAAACGGCAATGAACAAAGAGCCGCAGGCGCGCGACAGGCTGCTCTCGGTGATGATCAATGGCGGGACCGCGTTCGATGGCACTGCGAAGCAGGCGGTGATGGAGGCCGCGCTGATGAAGGAGTTCAACCTTGGGAACCAGAGCCACTATCTGGAACAGCCGGAGACGCAGGTGGAGGACCGTGAAAAGATCTGGCCATGGTTCACGGACGCAGGCCTCGTGAACAACAGGATGATCTTCGGGCACTTCATCCACACGGACGCGGCGATTGTGGCGACCACAGCGAAGGCGGGCGCGGCGATGGCGTGGAATCCGCTGTCGAACGGCCGGCTGGCATCGGGCGTTGCGGATATTCCTGCGTACCTGAAGGCCGGGGTGCGCGTGGGGATGGGGGTGGATGGCGAGGCGAGCGCAGATCTGGCGGACCCGTTCGAGAATATGCGCACGGGGCTGTATGCGATTCGCGACAAGTATGAGAACGCGGGCGTGATGAGCCCGTATGACGTTCTGCGGCTGCATACGATGGGCAGCGCGGATGTCCTGGGAGTCGCGGACAAATTGGGGAGTCTTGAGATGGGCAAGATGGGGGATTTTCTGGTGATCGACCCCGGCGAACTGGGGCACGTCTTCGATCCGTATGCGACGCTGGTGTTTGTGACGAGCCAGCCGGATATCGAGCGCGTGTATGTGGGGGGCGAGTTGGTGGTGGAGCGCGGCAAGCTGGTGAAGCAGGATCTCGGCAGGGTGGAGCGCGAGGTGAAGGAGCGGGTGGCGGCTCGGAGTGTGAAATAGACCGCGATGGGCGCGCTCCGCAGAGGTCCTGATTCCCACCCTTCGCGATGAAGCTGCGAAGGATGGGGCACCAGAGCGTGGGTGGCCCTCCAGACGAACAGCAGATTCCTCGGCTTCGCTCGGAATGACAACCAGAAGGGCAACGGCGAAGGCGAGGACAACGGGACTGGTTTCCAGTTCGGCCTGGAGTCAGTAGGAGATGTAGACGCCTTTGCGGATCCATTGGGGGGAGTTGATCTGCTGGAACATGAAGGCGGCTACGTCTGCGCGGGAGATGTGGGTGGCGTTGAGGGGAAGGGCGTCGCCGTCGACGCAGCAACGGCCGCGGAGCGGTCCGTTGGTGAGCATGGGGGGCATGACCATTGTCCAGTCGAGGCCGCTAGTGGAGAGCGCCTTGTACTGGAAGACCTGCGAGGCAACGGGCCACTTGAGCACCGTCTTGTAGATGATCTTCTGGACGATCCAGCGGCGCCAGGCGGGCTGGAAGTCGAGCGAGTCGGGGAGGGCCCCGGCGGAGCCGAGCACGATGATGCGGCGAACGGGCTTGTGAGTCGTGGCGGTCTCCTGCATGGCCTGGACGATGAGGGGAACGGCGCGCTCGAGCACGTCCTCGCGGCGGAGCGAGCGCGCTCCGAGGGTGGAGAAGACGACGTCGGCGGCACGGACGGTGTCGGCGACGGCCAGGGGATCGAAGACGCTGCCGTGTACGACGCAGACGTGGCCGGCGAAGTAGGGAAACTCACGGCTGCGGACAAGCACAGTCACGTGGTGGCCTCCCTTGACGCAGCGTCTGGTGAGGAGACTTCCGGTGGCGCCGCTTGCTCCGAAGATAGCGACTCGCATAGGGGACTCCGCCGTTTGGGTTTCGGACTAATTATCCTCCGGGATTGGAGCGAGATGTGGGAAAAGTGGGCGGGCAAAGTCACTGATTTCATTTTGTTTGGGGAGCATTCCCACGGGACGCACGCAGTCTTCCCGGTGCAGTGTGGATGTGGGCTGTGAAGAAGTGGGATAAACGAGGGCGCAATGCGTAGGGTGGTCCCGGCGATCCGAAGTTTGCGAGATGGAGGGACGAGTTTTCTAAAACCGGGACGGTGGGTAAATTCATGCAGCGAAAGAAGATGGGAAGGTTATCCACTTTTCAGCAGCGAACGGTTAAGGCTACGGGGAATCTATAGAGTTTGAGTACTTAACTAGTCTTTAAAACTCATCGCGTCCCGTCTTGACATTGGTGGTGGTCCGGTCTGGGTTTTGGGCGGCCGGGGCGATTGTGCCTTTCCACCCATGCCGCGATGAGGAGGCGGCGTGAAGGGGGCACCCGAGCAGGAGTGGCGGCCTTGGGGAAACAGCAGAGTCCTCCGCTGCGCTTCGGAATGCCAACCAAAACGACATCGGGAGGGAGAGCCACACAATGGACGTGCTTTCCACAAAGATTTGTGTCGCATGGGGGACGGGTGTGACCCTAGAATCAAGCAGGCGAGTGATGCCGGCGCAGAGGAGCCTGGTTGTGCTCTGCACGCAGAGCACGATTCGGTGTACAGTTTGGCCAGCAACCCCGAATGCCAACGACGGAGAGAACCACAGTGACGACGACCGCTACCCAGGAGTCCGAGATGACCGCAACCGCCCCCACGGGCAACCTCGAGATCACCGTTTCACGCGCGGAGCTTCTGCGCGAGCTGACGGCGGCGCAGTCGGTGGTGGAGAGAAAGACGACGATTCCGATTCTGTCGAACTTTCTGTTTGAGGCGACGCAGAGCGAGAGCGGCGACCGGCTGGCGATTACGGCGACCGATCTGGACCAGAGCATGCGGACGAGTTGCGCGGCGAAGGTGAAGAAGCCGGGCGCGTGCACGATTCCGGCTCGCAAGCTGTACGACTACATCAAGCTGCTGCCCGAGGGCGAGATCTCCATCAAGCTGATGGACAACCACTGGGTGCAGATTCGCGCGGGGCGCTCGAACACGAAGATGGTGGGGATGGCGCGAGCGAACTTCCCGCAGGTCCCGGAGTTTCCGGCGTCGGGCGCGGTGAAGATCTCGGTGGCCGCGCTGAAGGACATGATTGCGAAGACGATCTTCGCAATCTCAAACGAAGAGAGCCGCTACACGCTGAACGGCGCGCTGCTGGTGCTGAAGGCGGAGTCGATGGCGATGGTGGCGACCGATGGCCACAGGCTGGCGCACATCGAAAAGCTGGGAGAGACGCTGGAGGGCGTGAGCGGCGAGAAGAAGACGCTGATTCCGCGAAAGGCGCTGAGCGAGCTGGCGGGGCTGCTGTCGAATACGGAGGCCGAGACGCTGGAGTTCGGCGAGGACGAGCAGACGCTGTACTTCCGTGTGGGCGGACGTGTGCTGACGAGCCGCAAGCTGACGGGGCAGTTCCCGAACTACGAGGCCGTGCTTCCGCGGGACAACAACAAGTTTGTGATCGTGCGCTCGGAGGACCTGATGGGTTCGATCCAGCGCGTGGCGCAGTTTGCCGATGAGCGCTCGGGCGCGATCAAGATGCGGCTGGAGCAGAATGAGCTGAAGCTGTCGTCGTCGTCGTCGGAGGCGGGCGAGTCGGAGGACTCGATTGAGACTCCGTATAACTACGATCCTCTGGTGGTGGGGTTCAACAGCCAGTACCTGCTGGACTTTCTGAAGGCGACAGGAAACACCGGCGAGGTCAGGCTGGAGTTCAAGGACGCGCAGAGCGCAGGACAGATGCGGCCCGAGGATGGGAATGAGGATGTGAAGTACCGGTACATCCTGATGCCGATGCGGATCTGAGTGCTGCGCGTAGGACCACAAAGAAGCGCCTTCGGCGCGAGAGACAATGCAAAGGCCTGGCTTAATGATGCCGGGCCTTTTCGTGGTTGGTTGTGTTTTCTCTTCGATTCACTTCTCATTCATTCTCCATTAACTCCTTCCAGTTAGCGTTGACGTATCCGACAACCGACACGATACCCAGTCTGGGTCTTCATCATTTTTAGGAGTGGTCGGAACTCCCTTAACTCCCGAGGCTACCTCACACAATGAGAACTCAATCGTTCTGTCACCGCGCCCTTGTGGCCGTGGTCTGCATTCTGGCCGGCCTGATCCCCGCGCACGCTCAGATCAATACCTCGAGCCTCACAGGTCTCGTTGTCGATCCCAGCGGAGCCGACATCGCGCACGCCACCGTCACAGTCACAAATAAAGAGACCGGTCTGACCCGCACGGACGAGACAGATGGCGCCGGCTACTATAACTTCCCATCACTTCCAATCGGTCTTTATACCGTCTCCGTTAAAGGCGCCGGCTTCGCAGGCATGAGCGAGGAGGTCCAACTGGACGGCGCCCGGAAGGGCCGCCGCGACTTTACGCTGCGGGTCGGCTCTTCGCAGGAGACGGTCAGTGTGAGCGCCGACGGCAGCACGCTTTCGCCAGACGACGCCTCCATCAGCACGGTGATCACCAGCGACGTCATCCAGCAGACGCCGCTCTATCAGCGCAACTGGGACGACCTTCTTCGCACGGTTCCCGGTGTGCAGATCAATCGCTTCACGCAGCAGAGCGGCGCCACCAGCGCTGGACGCACCGGCAGCTTTAATGTCCACGGCGTCCATTCGCTTCAGAACAACTTCATCCTCGATGGCATCGATAACAACACCATCTCGGAGAACGTTCAGGAGCTGAGCACGCAGGCCGCGCATCCCTCGGTTGACACAATCCAGCAGTTCACAATTGTCACGAATCCCTACTCGTCCGAGTATGGCCGCGCGCCCGGAGCTGCTCTCTCAGTCAACACGAAGGGCGGCAGCAACGACTTTCATTTCCTTGCGTTTGAATATCTGAGAAACGACTTCTTCGACGCGACGGACTACTTCACCAAACGCCAAAAAGTCCGCAAGGCGCAAAACAATCAGCATCAGTTCGGCGGAAGCGTCAGCGGACCCATCATCCACGATCACCTGTTCGCGTTCTTCAACTACGAAGGCACCCGCATCAAGCAAGGCGTCTCGCGCACCTCGACCGTGCCTCTGCCGAATGAGCGCATCGGCGACTTCAGTCCCGCTACCGCGGCTTTACTCGGCCTGAAACCATATCCCACTATCTACGACCCCCAGACGAACCAACCCTTCGCCAACAATAAGATTCCCTTTGCGCGGCTCGACAAGGCCGTCCAGGGGATCATCGCCCTCTTTCCGCAGCCTAACAAGCCGGGCCAGCTCAATAATTACTTCCGCAACGCCGGCCTGAGCGACAACAACGACAGCTACGACGGCCGCGTTGACTGGATCGCCTCCAAAGCCGACACAGTTTTCGTCCGCTACAGCTACATCAACCGCTCCCGCTTCATCCCCGGCAACTACGGAGGCATCGCCGACGGCACCACGACCTCGGCGTTCGGCCGCCAGAAGATTTACTCCCACAGCGCAGCCATCGGCTGGACCCACATCTTCACTCCCAACGTTCTCAACGAGTTTCATCTGGGCTTCATCCGAAATCGCTCGCTTGCCCAGCAGGATCCGTTCGGCCTGAATGCTGCGGACGAGTTTGTTCCCGGTATCCCCAACAACCCAGCTGTCGCCGGTGGCGTGCCGTTGACACAGTTCTCCAACTTCACCTTCATCGGCTCGCCCGACTTCCTTCCCAAATCGCAGACGCCGCAGCAGGTCCAGACGGTCGACACGGTCTCACTGGCGCTGGGCAAGCACACGCTCAAGCTGGGCGGCACGGTCTACGCTCCTATGCGCAACATCTTCCAGGATGAGCCCGGCGCTCGGGGCGATCTCAACTTCACCGGCATCTTCAGCTGCCAACGCGGTGGCGCGAACAATCAGTGCGTTGCAGGTGGCCTCTCTTACGCGGACGGACTGCTCGGTCTCGCTCAGTCGACGCAGCTGACCAATGTCCACTTCGTGGACCAGCGGCTCTGGATGGTCTCGGGCTTCGCTCAGGACGATTGGAAGCTGCTGCCGAACCTTACCGTCAACCTTGGGCTCCGCTACGACTTCGCCAGCCCGGCCCTGGAAGGCAAGAACCAGCAGGCCAACTTCGACCCCAATGCCAACGGGGGAGCAGGCGGGCTGGTCTTAGCCAAGAGCGGGTCTCTGAAGGACCGCGCGCTGATCAACCCGAACTACAAGAACTTCGGCCCACGCTTCGGCATCTCCTACTCTCCCGATGCGAAGACTGTCATTCGGGCCGGCTACGGCTATTACTACTCAATGTTTGAGCGTTTCGGCAGCGAGAACCAGCTTGCGCTCAACCCACCCTTCCTCATCAACAAGACGCCGGCGGTTGCCTCGAACTCCACGACTCCGGCTCTGATTGCCCAGAACGGCTTTCCCTCAAACTTTCTGGATCCGTCGACGATCGACCTGACGCATCTTCAGTCCTTCCATCTCCGCACCATGAACCCACATGCGCCTGCTCCAAACGTGCAGCAGTGGAGCTTCGGGGTGCAGCGGGAGCTTCCGGCAAAACTGACTGCCGAGATCAACTACGTCGGCACGAAGTCCACCCATCTCGACGTCATCCGAGATCTCAACCAGCCCAGCATCGCCGCCCCTGGCGCACCGAGCAAGGTTCCTTTCGCTAACTTCGGCTACATCGAATACACCAACTCGATCGGATTCGGAAACTACAACGGCCTTGAGGCGACGCTAACCCGTCGCTTCAGCAATGGCTTCAGCTTCCGCACGGCTTACACCTACTCCCACAGCCTTGACAACACTCCGCAGGAGCTCGAGAGCAACTCAGGAGCGCCGCCGGACGGCAGGAACTACGGCGCCTGGTACAGCAACAGCGACTTCGATATCCCGAATCGCTTCTCCGCCAACTACCTCTACGAACTTCCGTTCGGCAAGGGCAAGACCTTCGCCAGCCACGGAGTTCTCAGCGCCATCCTCGGTGGCTTCCGTACCTCGGGCGTCCACACGTTCTACAGCGGCCATCCCTTCACCATCAACGGAGGCGGTACGCTCGCTACCGCGCTGGATCCCTACGGTCAGGCGACTGCGACTTTGAACGTAATCGGCAAACCCACGCTCGTTCACAGTCCGGACTGCTGGTACTTCGCTTCGAAGAATGGAGCCTGCGCCACGCTTGCCCCGAACGCCACGAATGCGTTTTCGCTCCCCGCCCCCGGCGTCATTGGGAACAGCGGTCGCAACACGCTCCGTGGTCCGCACACGAACGTCTTCGATGCGGCGCTGCTGCGCGAGTTCCCCATCCGCGAAAAGGCCAACGTCGAGTTCCGTTGGGAGGTCTTCAACGTCGGCAATACACCTCTCTTTGGCCAACCGAACAACAACTTCTCCAGCGGTGCGGCCGGCCAGATCACGACCCTTTCGGGTGACCCGCGCGTGATGCAGCTCGCCCTCCGCCTCTCCTACTAACAGTTCCACTAACCGAGGCTGGATGCTGCGTTCCTCAGCAGTGTCCAGCCTTTTCTCTTGCTACTTCGCTTCCTGATGCAACGTCATGGCAAGCTGCTATCAAGGCAAAGAGCCACCCATATTTCAATGGGTGGCTCTCAAAAATCGTCTGGGGATGCGGACGATCAAGGCTGCGAGGAAAGCTGGAACGACTGCGCTGCCGTGCCGTTGCAGTCGTAGATCTGCAATTGCACGCCATTCGCGGTTGAGGCTCCGGGCACGTCGAGACACCTTCCGCTGCCCACGCCAACAAACTTATACCTGCCGTTGCCAAGCGAGACCGGCATCCATTGCTGGTTTGAACCTCCTCCGTAGCTCCACAGCTGCAGCAAGCTGCCATTCGATGTTCCCCGGTTTGTGACGTCCCATACCTCACCGGGGGCGTTCCGGTTCACAATGCTGTAGATTCCGTTTCCCTGCGACTGGAATTGCCACTCCTGGTTGTACTGCTGGTTGCCGCAGCTCCACTGTTGCACGATGGTTCCATTCGTGGTGCCCCAGCCTGCGGCATCGACACACGATCCGCTGTTCTGGTTCACGACGTTGAACCAGGAGCTGGTGCTCACACTTGCTCCGTTCACATTTCCGCTGAGGCCGATGGATGTATTCAACGTAAAGCTATTCGTCGTGGCCCACTGCTGCCAATCTGCAGCAATCGTCGACGACGAGTCGCTGGAGATGTTTGGCGTTGGCGGCCAGTAGCTCGGATCGTAAAAACCCCAGCTGTCCGGATTCAGTCCATGGGTCGCCTTGTACGCCCACATTGTCCAGCTCAGGCCGGCCTGGTTCCACGCATTCACGGAAAATTGCCATGCGGCCGGGTAGCCAAAATCGTTGAACTCGCCGATATAGCCGGGAACGTTATAGCTGGCGTGGTTATTGAAGTCATTCACCTGGTTCGTCGCGCCCTGCTCTACTTGCGCTTGCGATCCGTTGAACTTGTACTCGTGCATTTCGTAGACGACATTCGTCCACCCGTTCTGGGAGGGGTCGGGCAACATGCTCCAGTTCCAGTTACCGAATGCTCCTTCCATGAAGATGATGTGCGAAGGGTCTGCAGAGCGGACACTCTGGTACAGGCTGTTGTAGGCATTGATGACTGCACTGTTGTTGGGCGCACCTGTTGGCTCGTTGATCAGGTCATAGCCGGCAACCGTTGGATTCCCCTTATAGTGACTCGCAATCTGCCACCACATCCAGGCAGTGTTTCCCTGGTCGTTGCCGTTCGTCCAATACTGATTCTGATTTGCCTGGCCGGTATCGTCGGATGTGCTCTGCCCGCCGACCACTCCGTGCATATCGATGATCACGTAGAGTCCGCGCGCGCCTGCGGCGTTGACGAGCCAGTCGAGCATATCGAAGGCATCCGACCGCCAGCCTGAGTTAGAGACGTTATTCAGGAGGTAGAACTGTCCCCACCACACCGGGACCCGCACGACGTTGAATCCAGCGTTCTTGATGTTGTCCAGGTCCGTGGTCGTGATCCAGTTCTGCTGGTATGTCTTGATCAGGCTCTGCTCAGTTGCCACGCCAAAGCGGTTGTCGAGCTCCTGCATCACGCTAAATGTATCGGGAAGCGAGCCGCTATCGAGCGGGCACATCCACTTTTCCATGATGAACCATCCGCCCAGATTCACTCCCATCAGAGGAACCTTCTGGCCGCTTGCATTCACAATGGAGCGGCCGCTGGTTTGCAGCATACTGAGCTGCGCGGATGCCTTGTCAGCACCCATTGCTGTCAGCGCCAGGACTGCAGCAAGAGTGAGGAGCATTCGACGTAGTGGCCGAAGGCTGTCTTGCCCCTTCGGGGTGTGGACGGTTTGAGTGTTGTGAATGGCTCGGGGGCGAACACAGTTGATACCTGTGCAGTCGATGCGTAGATGCATGTGGGCGACCTCAAAATAGAAGTTTGTGTCAGTGCGAACACCACTGGGACACGCGAGGGGTTATGCGTGCCTTCGTGTGGTGTCTGGAAGGCCCGTTTGCACCCACATACCTGTCCGCTGCCACTGCAAACGCAAATCCGGGAGCGAAGATCTACTCCTGATCTTCAGCGTCGCATCTTCTACCACCCATTCTAGACGGCTGTCAAACAATATTTTGTCTCCTCCCCAATAGACAAACGATTGTTCCTCTTTGCGCCGCCACCCAGGACTGATAAGCACCGCTGGGATCACTGCCACGGAAACGTCAGGCGAGGATTCCTTCGAGGGTGTAGCGAATCCCTCTGGGTCGTTCTGGCACCCGAAAAATTACAGCGTTTCGACAATTCTGTGACAACGCTCATCTGCGAAAAATCTAGACTGCTCCCCGGCGATGGGACCGCATGTCTCTGATCACGTGGAGTGGTGTCCGCGTCGCCGAGGAGGACAGATATGGAACCAAGCCGCACACTCTCCCCACGAGTCCATGTGCTGGGCCTGCTGCTATGGATCGTGGCCGCCGCCGATGGTAGCGCGCTCGCCGCAAAGAGCTCGTTCATCGGGAGCCTCAACACCGTAACCACTCTTAGCACGACCGTGCCGGCCAATGGCGACGTTAACCCGTATGGGGTTGCCATGGTTCCAGTAAGCAAGGGAAGCCTGGTTCAGGGACGGTTCCTCATCAGCAACTTCAACAACGGCTCGAACCTGCAGGGGACTGGCACAACGATTGTGCAGATTGCTCCCGACGGGACGTTCAGTCTCTTCGCCAAGATCGATGCGAGCAAGGTGTCGTGCCCCGGAGGCGTTGGGCTGACGACGGCGCTGGTGGCGCTGCGCAGCGGGTTCGTGATCGTCGGAAGTTTGCCTACGACCGATGGCACTTCGGCAACCATCGGGAGCGGCTGTCTTCTTGTGCTGGATAGCACGGGCAACGTGGTTGAGACATTTTCAGGGAACCACATTAATGGTCCGTGGGACATGACGGCTGTGGATGGCGGAGACCTCGTGGCATTGTTCGTGACCAACGTGCTGAATGGCACGGTGGCAGCAAATGGCAAGGTTGTTGATGGCGGGACGGTCGTCCGCCTGCTGCTCAGCATCTCCGAAGGAGAGGCGCCGGAGCTGCTCGATAGCACCGTCGTCGCCGACAAGTTCCCTGAGCGCACCGATCCGGCAGCGCTGGTGATTGGCCCGACGGGGGTCGCGTTTGATGGCGACACAGGGATTCTGTACGTCGCGGACAGTCTGGATAATCGGATTGCGGCGGTTCCCGATGCGTTGTCTCGGAGCAGTGCCTCCAATCGCGGCCAAACGGTGTCTCAGGGCAGGGCGCTCAACGACCCGCTGGGACTTGCGTTCACGCCGAACCATCACCTTGTGGCCGCGAACGGCAATGACGGCAACCTCGTTGAAGTCGATCCGCAAAACGGCATCCAGGTTGCAGTCGTACTCGTCGATAACACCGGAGGCCCACCGCCGGGAGCAGGCGCGCTGTTTGGTCTGGCTGCGGACTCTGATGGCGTCTATTTTGTGGATGACGCCTCGAACACGTTTAACCTGCTTCACTGATCCTGAGTGCGAGGCTTAACACCGATCAGCTCCGATTAAGAAGAGACAAGTAACGAAACAAGCACAGTCTTGCGGCCGAAGCCATTCGTGTCGCAGATTGTGCTTGCCGAAGTTAATCAGGATTGTGTGGGCTAGCGTACAGCGGGAGGCTGCCGCGCGGAATATTCTGTTTTCTTCCCTTCGTGTGCACTCCGGATGCGGACTCCATGCAGGGCGGTTCCCCTTTATCCATCGCCTCTGAAAGGAATTCATTTATGGAATCTCCATGGAAGCGATTTGGCAGCAGTCACTACCTTGGCCGCATCTTCATTGTCCTGACCCTGCTTTGTGTCGCCGCATTGCAGCCTGCCTCTGGCCAAAGTTGCACGATTATTAAGGATCTAGGCACTCTCCCCGGCGGCCGATCGAGCTTAGCTCATGGCATCAACGACCGCGGCCAGGTGGTCGGCGAAGCGACCACATCGAGCAGCACCTTCTCATTCCATGCATTTTTATTTGACAACGGCGCGATAAGAGACCTTGGCACTCTCCCCGGTGGCCAATTCAGCATCGCTTATGGCATCAACGACCACGGCCAGGCGGTTGGCTTTTCGAATACAGTGAGCGCATTCGCTCATGCGTTTTTGTTTGAAAACGGGGCGATGGCCGACCTTGGCACTCTCCCCGGTGACAGCTCCAGCCAGGCTTTGGGCATCAACAACCGCGGCCAGGTGGTCGGCTTTTCGAGCAGCGCGAGCGGGGTGTCCCATGCTTTCTTGTTCGACAACGGGGTGATGAAAGACCTCGGCACACTCCCCGGTATCAACTCCAGCCAAGCTACCGGCATCAACAACCGCGGCCAGGTGGTCGGCTTTTCGAACACGGGTAGCGCAATCGCCCATGCTTTTTTGTTTGACAACGGGGTGATGAAAGATCTTGGCACTCTCCCGGGTGGCAACTTCGGCCAAGCTACCGGCATCAACGACCGCGGCCAGGTAGTCGGCGCCTCGAACACCGCTAACGGGGGGGCGTCCCACGCTTTTCTATTTGACAACGGGGTGATGAAAGATCTCGGCACACTCCCGGGTGGCAACTTCAGCCAAGCTACCGGTATCAACGCCCGCGGCCAGGTGGTCGGCTTTTCGAACATCG
This window contains:
- a CDS encoding amidohydrolase family protein; its protein translation is MTSILRSFLMAVVCLLGMVMPLGAAAQAPVRLVVTHAYLFTMAPSQREPFTGYIAVGADGRIAAVGKGEPPASLKTTTVLDAKGHWVIPGFISAHSHLWQAAYRGLAADKTLLGWIDELYGRQVVHATDEDLYWFTLEGGLDHLLHGVTAAYNFNYSGHTRAGKELFSEQVFRGEMESGIRFVHGWEPGKVSETHTLEVAREQLKTFLDWTATQTAMNKEPQARDRLLSVMINGGTAFDGTAKQAVMEAALMKEFNLGNQSHYLEQPETQVEDREKIWPWFTDAGLVNNRMIFGHFIHTDAAIVATTAKAGAAMAWNPLSNGRLASGVADIPAYLKAGVRVGMGVDGEASADLADPFENMRTGLYAIRDKYENAGVMSPYDVLRLHTMGSADVLGVADKLGSLEMGKMGDFLVIDPGELGHVFDPYATLVFVTSQPDIERVYVGGELVVERGKLVKQDLGRVEREVKERVAARSVK
- a CDS encoding NAD(P)-dependent oxidoreductase produces the protein MRVAIFGASGATGSLLTRRCVKGGHHVTVLVRSREFPYFAGHVCVVHGSVFDPLAVADTVRAADVVFSTLGARSLRREDVLERAVPLIVQAMQETATTHKPVRRIIVLGSAGALPDSLDFQPAWRRWIVQKIIYKTVLKWPVASQVFQYKALSTSGLDWTMVMPPMLTNGPLRGRCCVDGDALPLNATHISRADVAAFMFQQINSPQWIRKGVYISY
- the dnaN gene encoding DNA polymerase III subunit beta, encoding MTATAPTGNLEITVSRAELLRELTAAQSVVERKTTIPILSNFLFEATQSESGDRLAITATDLDQSMRTSCAAKVKKPGACTIPARKLYDYIKLLPEGEISIKLMDNHWVQIRAGRSNTKMVGMARANFPQVPEFPASGAVKISVAALKDMIAKTIFAISNEESRYTLNGALLVLKAESMAMVATDGHRLAHIEKLGETLEGVSGEKKTLIPRKALSELAGLLSNTEAETLEFGEDEQTLYFRVGGRVLTSRKLTGQFPNYEAVLPRDNNKFVIVRSEDLMGSIQRVAQFADERSGAIKMRLEQNELKLSSSSSEAGESEDSIETPYNYDPLVVGFNSQYLLDFLKATGNTGEVRLEFKDAQSAGQMRPEDGNEDVKYRYILMPMRI
- a CDS encoding TonB-dependent receptor: MRTQSFCHRALVAVVCILAGLIPAHAQINTSSLTGLVVDPSGADIAHATVTVTNKETGLTRTDETDGAGYYNFPSLPIGLYTVSVKGAGFAGMSEEVQLDGARKGRRDFTLRVGSSQETVSVSADGSTLSPDDASISTVITSDVIQQTPLYQRNWDDLLRTVPGVQINRFTQQSGATSAGRTGSFNVHGVHSLQNNFILDGIDNNTISENVQELSTQAAHPSVDTIQQFTIVTNPYSSEYGRAPGAALSVNTKGGSNDFHFLAFEYLRNDFFDATDYFTKRQKVRKAQNNQHQFGGSVSGPIIHDHLFAFFNYEGTRIKQGVSRTSTVPLPNERIGDFSPATAALLGLKPYPTIYDPQTNQPFANNKIPFARLDKAVQGIIALFPQPNKPGQLNNYFRNAGLSDNNDSYDGRVDWIASKADTVFVRYSYINRSRFIPGNYGGIADGTTTSAFGRQKIYSHSAAIGWTHIFTPNVLNEFHLGFIRNRSLAQQDPFGLNAADEFVPGIPNNPAVAGGVPLTQFSNFTFIGSPDFLPKSQTPQQVQTVDTVSLALGKHTLKLGGTVYAPMRNIFQDEPGARGDLNFTGIFSCQRGGANNQCVAGGLSYADGLLGLAQSTQLTNVHFVDQRLWMVSGFAQDDWKLLPNLTVNLGLRYDFASPALEGKNQQANFDPNANGGAGGLVLAKSGSLKDRALINPNYKNFGPRFGISYSPDAKTVIRAGYGYYYSMFERFGSENQLALNPPFLINKTPAVASNSTTPALIAQNGFPSNFLDPSTIDLTHLQSFHLRTMNPHAPAPNVQQWSFGVQRELPAKLTAEINYVGTKSTHLDVIRDLNQPSIAAPGAPSKVPFANFGYIEYTNSIGFGNYNGLEATLTRRFSNGFSFRTAYTYSHSLDNTPQELESNSGAPPDGRNYGAWYSNSDFDIPNRFSANYLYELPFGKGKTFASHGVLSAILGGFRTSGVHTFYSGHPFTINGGGTLATALDPYGQATATLNVIGKPTLVHSPDCWYFASKNGACATLAPNATNAFSLPAPGVIGNSGRNTLRGPHTNVFDAALLREFPIREKANVEFRWEVFNVGNTPLFGQPNNNFSSGAAGQITTLSGDPRVMQLALRLSY
- a CDS encoding cellulase family glycosylhydrolase: MHLRIDCTGINCVRPRAIHNTQTVHTPKGQDSLRPLRRMLLTLAAVLALTAMGADKASAQLSMLQTSGRSIVNASGQKVPLMGVNLGGWFIMEKWMCPLDSGSLPDTFSVMQELDNRFGVATEQSLIKTYQQNWITTTDLDNIKNAGFNVVRVPVWWGQFYLLNNVSNSGWRSDAFDMLDWLVNAAGARGLYVIIDMHGVVGGQSTSDDTGQANQNQYWTNGNDQGNTAWMWWQIASHYKGNPTVAGYDLINEPTGAPNNSAVINAYNSLYQSVRSADPSHIIFMEGAFGNWNWSMLPDPSQNGWTNVVYEMHEYKFNGSQAQVEQGATNQVNDFNNHASYNVPGYIGEFNDFGYPAAWQFSVNAWNQAGLSWTMWAYKATHGLNPDSWGFYDPSYWPPTPNISSDSSSTIAADWQQWATTNSFTLNTSIGLSGNVNGASVSTSSWFNVVNQNSGSCVDAAGWGTTNGTIVQQWSCGNQQYNQEWQFQSQGNGIYSIVNRNAPGEVWDVTNRGTSNGSLLQLWSYGGGSNQQWMPVSLGNGRYKFVGVGSGRCLDVPGASTANGVQLQIYDCNGTAAQSFQLSSQP
- a CDS encoding SMP-30/gluconolactonase/LRE family protein, with the translated sequence MEPSRTLSPRVHVLGLLLWIVAAADGSALAAKSSFIGSLNTVTTLSTTVPANGDVNPYGVAMVPVSKGSLVQGRFLISNFNNGSNLQGTGTTIVQIAPDGTFSLFAKIDASKVSCPGGVGLTTALVALRSGFVIVGSLPTTDGTSATIGSGCLLVLDSTGNVVETFSGNHINGPWDMTAVDGGDLVALFVTNVLNGTVAANGKVVDGGTVVRLLLSISEGEAPELLDSTVVADKFPERTDPAALVIGPTGVAFDGDTGILYVADSLDNRIAAVPDALSRSSASNRGQTVSQGRALNDPLGLAFTPNHHLVAANGNDGNLVEVDPQNGIQVAVVLVDNTGGPPPGAGALFGLAADSDGVYFVDDASNTFNLLH